In the genome of Chaetodon auriga isolate fChaAug3 chromosome 15, fChaAug3.hap1, whole genome shotgun sequence, one region contains:
- the spry4 gene encoding protein sprouty homolog 4, which translates to MESRVPHHIPGVSSSLISQPLLDSRVPYGRLQHPLTIYPIDQIKSSHVENDYIDSPAVVSQQPPSQKSVNRRITWLGQNQEAFLGANHNHHHNHQHQHHQQGRCEPHPHQDTTTHPWISFSGRPSSISSSSSTSSDQRLLDHAAPTPTVDHHPNLHPHQAPVNTITARTPGCFTSSESKVLTSSSSASSCSSSKSQDLKSAKIPAGGVCTAGVQQGLALIPSSPAEKKHLLLCEHCGKCRCTECTLPRTLPSCWVCNQECLCSAQSLVDTATCMCLVKGIFYHCTEDEDDEGSCADKPCSCSQANCCARWSFMAALSVVLPCLVCYLPATGLAKLGQKCYDNVSRPGCRCKNLQGGVSAPACKNGGVEAKVGTLEKQQQGS; encoded by the coding sequence ATGGAGTCCAGGGTTCCCCACCACATCCCCGGAGTGTCCTCCTCCCTCATATCCCAGCCCCTGCTGGACAGTCGAGTGCCCTACGGTCGCCTGCAGCACCCTCTCACCATCTACCCCATCGACCAGATAAAGTCCTCACATGTGGAGAATGACTACATCGACAGCCCCGCCGTCGTCTCCCAGCAGCCCCCCAGTCAGAAGTCTGTGAACAGAAGAATCACCTGGCTTGGTCAGAATCAGGAGGCCTTCCTGGGGGCTAACCACAACCACCATCACAATCACCaacaccagcaccaccagcagggcAGGTGCGAGCCCCACCCTCACCAGGACACCACCACCCACCCTTGGATTTCCTTCAGCGGGAGGCCCAGCtctatcagcagcagcagcagcacctcgTCTGATCAGAGGCTGCTGGACCACGCTGCGCCCACTCCAACAGTGGACCACCACCCAAACCTGCACCCCCACCAGGCCCCCGTCAACACAATCACTGCCCGAACTCCAGGCTGCTTCACTTCCTCTGAATCTAAagtcctcacctcctcttcctctgcttcctcctgctcctcctctaaATCGCAGGACCTCAAGTCAGCAAAGATACCCGCAGGAGGTGTGTGCACCGCTGGAGTCCAGCAGGGGTTGGCGCTGATCCCTTCCTCCCCAGCCGAAAAGAAGCACCTCCTTCTCTGCGAGCACTGCGGGAAGTGCCGATGCACGGAGTGTACGCTCCCCCGAACCCTACCCTCTTGCTGGGTCTGCAACCAGGAGTGCCTGTGCTCTGCCCAGAGCCTGGTGGATACAGCCACCTGCATGTGCCTGGTCAAAGGGATCTTCTACCACTGCACCGAGGATGAGGACGACGAGGGCTCCTGCGCCGACAAGCCCTGCTCATGCTCCCAGGCCAACTGCTGTGCGCGTTGGTCCTTCATGGCTGCCCTTTCTGTTGTCCTGCCTTGCCTGGTCTGCTATCTCCCAGCTACAGGCCTGGCCAAACTGGGACAGAAGTGTTACGACAATGTTAGCAGGCCCGGCTGCCGCTGCAAGAACTTGCAGGGTGGTGTGAGCGCCCCTGCGTGTAAAAACGGAGGTGTGGAAGCAAAAGTTGGGACGctagagaagcagcagcaggggtcATGA